The nucleotide window CCATGCTCTTGAGCTAAAAAATTTGTAGAGAAATGAACGATTTCAATTGAGTTGGTTGTGGAGAAAATTGAGAAAAAATGGCTTAGTTACCTAGAGAGaatgaaaaggtgttaaaatgaATGAGCCAACATAGTTTTTTGCCCCAAAAAAAAAAGGCTCCCTTACTGTATTTCACATGAAATGAaagaggtaaaaaaaaaaaaaagccaagaaTTATTAGCTGGAAAAATAATGGCCATTGCATAACGGTCAATAACAGCCGTCACCTTTAAATAACGGCCGTAATGGCCTTTATAGCTACAaatttaaaaatccataaaataacgaTGGTAACGGTAAGCCAAAAAACCTTTAAATAACGGCTGTTACGTGTTATTTAAAACTATGTTTTCAATAACCAAAAATAGTAATTCTTTAATGCTTGAATATTGCAAGAACTATTGACAAGTAAAACTGTGGTAAAGAAATGTGTCATTAAATGAGCATATCATTCGCAAATGTTTTCAATTTTATATTCAAAACATGTAGCATGAATCAGTGTTATCAAAGGCGAGCGAGGCGCCCAGGCGAGGCGCCAGGCGAGGCGAGGCGTCCCTCTGTCGCCTCGAACGCTGGCTCGGCTTGAGGAGGCGACGCCCGCCGAGAGGCGAGAGGCGACGCGGCGAGGCGACGCCTCTTCACAAAGAACggtaaagtgtttttttttaaattaaaaatcgaTAAATTTATCTGCACCGTCGGCCATTCCACCACCAAAGAGACCCTTTTCTTCTCAACCTCACGAAGACGACGCGACATGTACGCTCTCTCTctctgttcttcttcttcttgttcttcttcttcttcttattcttgttcttcttcttccgCTTCAATCTCTCACTATGTTAcgtccctttctttttttttttctcctctccgGTCTCCACCTCTGCTCGATCTCTCTCTcggatccttttttttttctttcccgcCGCTTGATCTCTCTCacgcccttttttttttttttttctctcctctcCACTGCCGATCTCACGCTCTCCTCGCTCTACTGTTGATCTCACGCCGCACTCCTCTCTCGTTGATCTCACGCCCTTCTCGCCtgctttttatttttcttttttttttcttttttttctcgtCCTCTCCTTATTTCTTTCCTACTCTGCTCCTTCCGATCTCACGCCCTCTGTTGATCTCACGTCCCTTCTCGCTctgctttttattttttattttttcttttttttttctcctctcctTATTTCTTTCCTGCTCTGCTCCTTCTGATCTCacgtccctttttatttttttttccttctcctccttttaattaattagttattattaattatttatttatttattaatttaattattttatttttattaattaattatttaaattttatgagtattggtgaatttattattttaatttgtattcttatttaattagttgattaattaatatgggtattgttgatttgttggtatttagtttaatttttatttattattcttgttaatttgattaattttactttttaattagacattatttattaattaattaattattttatataggtattattaatttattgttaatttaattttttatcttcttattattgttaattaattatttaatttatatgggtattgttaatttattattaattagtttaccttttacttgttattattattaattagttttaatttgattaattttacttttttctttttaattagatattagatgtttattttatatggatattattaatttattgttaatttgattatttttctttttgttcttagtaagtaattgtgtaatttatatggacattattactttgttgttaattagtttactttttacttcttattattgttaattagttgttagattaattagttttacttttgtcttgttaattagacattagttgtttattttatatggtattattaatttattattaatttgatgattttactttttgttcttattaattaattgtttaatttaaatatatatatatatataatttaaacaattaaggTTATGGCGCCTCGCTTCAAAAAGGCCCTCGCCTCGCCTCTCGCCTCTCGCCTAAGGCAATAGAATGCTCTATCGCCTTAGTGTCGCCTTTCGCCTTGATAACACTGGCATGAATATCATAATACATCCAGAAAAACAATTGCAATGAATAAAATAGAAACAAACTAAATTCACCTTTCGCAAATGACTGAGGCTTTGCTTCTGACTTTTTGGTTGATGTTTGCTCACTTCGCCATATCATTTTGGAGAAAGAAGCTATTGTTGAGAATGTAGCAGGCACAACTTTTGAAAGAATAGCTCCCACAAGAGACTTGCTTCTGTTTTCTGAAAGTCTTTCAAAagattgaaattaaatttggTCAACATGATACAATTACAAAGAAGTTATGAGCAAAGAGCAGTAATAGTGCTAAATCAGCAATGAACTACAGACCTGTAAGCTGAAATTACAGCGTCTTCTCCAATAGTGATTCCACAATAGTATTGTTGACTTGACTGTCCAACAATAAAAGCAGCTGAATTCAAATACCAGAAATGATGGATAAATCACCAGCGGCATTACTATTTAGGAAGAAAAGGGAAGAATAGAGGACATAGAACCACAAAAtggacaaaattaaaaaaataaaaaaaaaagttttcatAACACTAAAAATAATGGCACCAATAGAGAAAGGGAGCACTTTTGCTAATTCAAATCCAAGTATTGTCTCAAAGGGGAAAACTTTTAGAGAGAACATTACTGTTAATTATTACACATGGACACATTGTAAGAACATAAGTTCTCACCTGGATCTCCATAAGTGGAGGGGGCATTATGCCGGTGATAGCTGCATCAGCACACGACCCATATTTGTTAACATTCCACAACTGGTAAGGCAATCTCTTGTGTGTATTTTCTAAAGCATCTGAATCTCTCTTCTTGGGCTTTTCATCCCAAAACTGAGAATGAGTTTCTTGAAACCATTCTTGCAGCATATTCTACGTCCAgcaagaaaagaaatgtcaaaaaTACTTTTTTACTATCTTACAATATATGTCCCGTTTAGAAAGCCAGTTCAGCATTCTAATTGTGAAGCGTAATTGATTATCATAGGCTTAGGTATCTAACTATCAGATATGAATATTATCTCATCCTCTCTAATGACAATTCTCAATACCTGAATATCAGAGCCATCGAAACGAGCAATTACACCACGACTAACAATAGAAATCTCCTCTGAGGATGATGTTTGATGGGTCAAATCTTTCTTAGTTCCACGGAGTCTTATTTTCAGAATGCGCCCAGGATACACCATctgcagaagaaataaaataacgaTTCTTCTGAAAAAGCTATTCAAATTTAACTTAAAATCGTGAAAAGCTAACCAAACAACTTACTAACCTGTCTATGAACCAACTGGCCTTCCAAAGAATAAACCAAGAAATACCCACAAGAGGTGCCCACCGCAATCACGCGAATCTCGTCAAAGACCAACCACTCCAGAGCCGTGATGGACTCGGACTCTATGGGAGATAACTCGGGTCGGATCTTGAGGCGGGGCCCATCGCCCCAACCCGTAATTAAGATGAGAGATCGATTTGCGAGGGCAAGGGAATGGGTGTCAAGAGCGCAGAGAAGGTTAGGGTTTTCGACCAACCACCTTTCTTTTCCTGCACCAAGGTCGCCCAGCTCCGGGCAAGCTACGCAGCCTAGCTCCGTCGTATGACTCCGCTTCGACGACATCGTTTTCTTGTCTCGTAAAGTTCTTGCAGTTTCCTGCTTCACTGCAAAGAGGAATGAATCTATTCTCTGATCACTGCAAAAACTTCGAAAGCTGTTGAAACGCACCGTTTTTCCCGTGTTAAAACTGGTCAAAAAGGAACGACGTCGCTTGGCGGTTTGGTGAAACTATGTGTCTCACTGTAGCAAGAATTTAGTTCAGTAATACGGTGCGTATTGCTTGTCTTGATCTCTGTTTAGCCAATTGGCTGTTATGAAGAATGTTGGAGCTCTGGATCGAGAAGCACGTTGAAACGCACCGTTTTTCTTCTTTTTAAAACTGGTCAAAAAGGAACGACGTCGCTTGGCGATTTGGTGATACTATGCGTTTCATGGGAGCAAGAATTTAATTAAGTAATACGGTGCGTATTGCTCGTCTTTATCTTTGTTTCGCTTAGGCTGTGCACTGCTTAGGCTTTGCACTGCTCGATTTGCTAAACTAAATTGATAAAGTCAAATTTAAcagtatttaaattaaaattaataaattaaattataaaattaaatatcttCAGTTTTTAAATTAAGTGGGTTGAGTTCGATTTTTAAGATTTTACTTCTTTAATACTTTTTaggtttttataatttaattcttattaaACCTTTagcatataaatattattataaactaattaaaaaaataaatattaattcaaaattttttatttagtaaaaatatataaataagaattaaaaataaattaagttaTTCAAGCGTGTCTTTAATACACACACACATTTAGCTTGGGTTTGGTTTGGGTTAAACTTTTATTATGTTtatctaaaatttaaatcaaaaattcagtttataattatttttaaattataaccaacatttaaatatataaaatcattaattttgattttaattcatTCGGATTGATCAGATTTTTAAGTTTAGTGGTTTCTTTGTACAACTTTAGTTTAGCCAATTAAGTGTCACGAAGAATGTTGGAGCTCTAGATCGAGGAGCAACAAGTGGAAGAACAGTTGAGCAGCTGTTTAGTTATTGAGTTGTTAGGATTACGTGTACATGTGGATTCATCATTGTATAAATAATCTTGCTTCTATAACAAGAAGTTGTGGAATTGGTTAATGAATGAAATTCTCTCTCTAGATTCAAGTTATGTTCTTTCTTCtttgtaatttttcttttatgtttcttcctTTTCTagttcaatatttctttcagttTGTATCAATTAATATCAAAGTCATCTATTGTGCCTTGCAATTACAATCATGCAACGTAGGTGGTGACCTTGGAATAGTAATGTTTTCCCAATGCTAAATTAAATTAGTGCAAAGCAACTTGCATGGACATAGGACTATGAAGCACGGTGAAATGTTATGATCTCATTACAAGATAACTTATTTCATAGAATTTCAATGTGAGAATGGATACACTTAGACTCTCCAACCCGAGAAGAAAAATCATTAGACTAAAAGCACAATCTAAGTCAAGAAATGCACTATAGGTCCCAATAGGGCAAATCCATAATCTCCTTTGGGGGAAAGTGATGCACATGAATACCCATAGAAGAATCCACTGCTATGTTAGTCAACTTGTCTGCAACTTGATTAGCCTCTTTATAGCAGTGATATAGATGCAACTTGTTTGCAATTTAAGGCTCTTAAATTGGGTAATGATACATTTGTATCATATAGATATTTTAAGGTATTTTTGTATTGCATTGCATTTATTAGCATTTAGGTAGTTAATTATATACATTTTACTGAGATTCATTAGTTTTTGTTAGTTTTATTAATATCTGCTTCATTTCGTATTTACTATATCTTTTCAGGTATTTTAATAAAGAACAAAGGCATAGAAGTCTATTGAGCAGGTCTAGAAGTTAGGAAAAGAAAGGGAGTCTGCTGCACaatattacacgggtcgtgtaatcatGGAAtaggacccgtgtaaccttctggccATCAAAACCTGAAGAACCAAGGAAGGACCTCAGTACATGGGCCATGTGAATTGCCCCATGCAACTTGTTCGCCTTCGTGTAACTTATTGTCCTCCATCAAATACAAAGTATAAAGTAGTTCAGAGGATTACACGAGTCAGGGCCGTGTAGTGCCACACGGGGCATGTACCTTGCACCAGACAAACTTCTATTTCGACTTGAATTCTCCTGCACTTATTTTGAACAAACTTCCAAGGCTTTTGGGACTTTAAAATAAGACTTTTAGGCACCTGATATAAATACTAAAATACTGAAACACGCATAAGGGCACGAAGAGTTCACCTTAAGCAATTTGGAGATAATCTGCATCAAAGCTCCAGAAGAAGTACTCTCAGCCCAAATTTTAAAAGTTcgagtgtaacgccctcactttaagtagtttgtacattctactgttccaatgactaacgtctattcagataatcagaatgtctggaactacacttaaactaaagtggggagacataaattgattaaataaagaccaagtaaaactaaggaaaaataaaagaaataaaatgccaataggttaaaggagctgaggtcccggcgatgggtaaccctaataggaaatgactgtgaagacagttgccaaccccagaATCATGGGAAAACCCTGTGAGATCAAtatttgggacttaattgaaagatttatgaggtttaaatgacaataaaaatgtcaaaaaaataccaagaaaatacaaaaaaatttagttaatcagtacagacaattagaACTCGATGAacataatgaagggcattttggtcattttaccctcagtgttgaatcttgacctaaatgtcaatcaaaatgagagagaataaaatattaaaaataaattaaaatcatgaattgcattatggaaaagagaaaataaacaaaagaaaatttaaaagtatttatgacctaagcatgatgtcataatgacatcattaaaatttaTATCTAATAGAAATTAGACAACCACATATAAATAgagataaattaatttaattagccAAAAagctcatcatcttcttcatttttcctTGTTGGCCGAACCCTTCCCTTAGAGTGCTCCAccatttttcaagctttcaagcttgaattTCTCCCCATTATCACACCAAAACCTatatttgtcttcacaaaaacttaCTCCTACACCTTGAGAAAGCCTTAAGCAaccaaaaattgaataaaaattgaAGTTCTAGCAAGTTCAAGTTgatcacaagtgaggttagtgcgcTATATAAGCTCCCTTCTTCTTTAAGCATTGTAAGCATGTTAAACTAAgttgaaatttcatgaaattaaaaagaataccaTGAGTAAATGGAACCCTAAATTTTGATAGCCATAGGAGTGATAGGAGTTTGATTAATTAATGAACATAATTGTGTTTACTAGTGTTGATTAACAAGTAGATATGAGTAGCATGTTTATTTACATGTGTTATGCATGAGTTGAgaaattgaagttagggtttggacctaaagTTTGGGGGTTTTATGAATTGATGCCAAATTGACATTGTTGAGACCATTTATTGACTATCTGAAGTGcaatgaatgtgattgaagtttagTAGTTGGGTGGAATTAAGATTGGAAGTGTTAAATTTCTGTGCAGAAATTCTGGACCAATGAGTCTAGCAGAGTTACGTAGCCATAAGTAGAGCcacattgctccaattggtatgaggccaattggagatgaaactagggacataaagccacatttttcatggagagaccatgcccaaaaactgaacctaatatgacctaaaattggcttgaatctgagTAACTATATgctagacctggaaaaatgactatataaacaataaatgttcaaatggccataacttattcTAGGAAAGTCAGAATGACTTGATTCTTAAACtaatggaaaggttagacataggagcacatttttcttGAAGAACATAGAGTCTAGTTTTAACTttaacccaaccaatttgctagaccAATTTTGGTTAACAATTTTTACCAAAATCaaactgacctgaaattctggacttgtacctacctgaccagttttggcaaaaatgccataacttagttCACAAAACTATAAATatagtgaaaccaaagccaaaatctctacaagactttgatgttttgaccaaaacccaaaacctaatggaacttggccaaattgttagaagaagttagccacccaaattctaaaattgaactacatagccacttgaccccagaatagtatttagatgatatctcccactaggaaactccaattgggatgagctaaattgttctgaaaacctaagaaataggactTCAACTTTAATTTAGGaacttttctcaaattttgagtgtaagaaccctaaaatgaaaATCAAAGACACTGACCTAAACTTGAAATCCTGAAAGTATATGGTTATGAGTCCAGTTAAGTTAACTAGCCATAATTCACCCTATATAacctgaaaaattatgattcttaaacttgagtgaccttaagacatagaagaacaactcatatgaaggtcATTAGGCATAAATatgactgtaacatgtccaaatggtTAGACAAAGTTAGGATTCTAGAGTCTGCCTGGTTCTTGAACCATAAAGGGTCAATGAACCAATTTTggtaatttgatcataacttgagttctaaaactctaaatgacatgattcaaaaagaagaacaaagataagatatagaggaacaactttcatgaaggaagtgtgaccaaacagtggccacatcttgaccAATTTGCTAAGTAAAATTAAGACACTAAATCTGGACATTgagaaaggttcatcatatgatatggaattaactaaaatgattttctacacataaaagtgacatgaatatgtatgtgggacctatatttccattacaaatgaaatgAATGGTACTAATGAATAGtattaatgaatagtaaccctaaataGTGCACAAAATAATATAATGATACTAAATTGCCCaatgtatacctagacttatttatatagcttgcatcgattggtataccaattagagactacaAATTACAGTACTACCcatatgaatgatcattgatagacaatatctgtctgatatgattattctttGGCTTTATACCTGCCCATTGGTCATTATGCCTGatatgatttctggctttatgcctgcccgctggccttgtgcctgacatgacagatgtatacataatAGATATACGAATGTCTAACTAGTTTACTctcatgtatccagtctttatagtctgttataggttacttgggcactgatatgaatttaataagcctgaatatgagataaatgaatagaaaaaatcttgataaatttatttgctcccaaagttcAACAAACATGTAATTGGctcaaaatttatgaaattttacaTGGAATATTTATCTTCAAttatttagctttttttttttttactcctaTTTATGCATGACTAAGCAATtcacttagcgcgttggttttaccATGCGTAGATACTGGAGACCAGCAGTAGCAATAGCAGCAGTAGTTGCCTACAtagtgttgaccccgtgtagctcaaaatgagcattaattttgatgataacaaaattcaactagaatctatctaactcaattttaagtgatgtgtagattccttCTCCtattcatgaagaaaccttgaagttgcatctaaggaggaagGGCACTCAAATGCATTCTAAAGATAAGTCCAAGTtgagaaagaacaagattatgaaagctaAGACTCGAAGtgaaggtatgaaagtcatagagtaaggaattgagttttaggacttgtgtaaaaagaatagataAAAGTTTTAGTCAATTGGAGCTCAAAAATCTTTCTTTTAATTACTTTATAAAAGTTCCTTTCATCATAACCTTGAATATTTATactggaatatatatatatatatatatatatatatatatatatatatatatatatatatatttctcttaaggtctaaattagatttttaaagattacaatttgaaacagacatctggtaaattagtttgctaacttgtttgctaaaatattagtttgctaatgtttTTTGCTGAAATTATAGTTTGCTAACTAGTTTGCTACTGTTGccaaaaatttcattagtttgctaaatgatcagagttaCTCTACTTCGTGCAAAAAGATTAAATAACAGCTATTTTGCCTAGAACAGAGTGTGTAACATTCCAAAAAGGTTTTAAACAGTCTAAAATGATTTGAGACTATAAATACactttctttacttcattttacacttaATGACAGCCTACAATTGCactccaatcttgatttttcatttattgccttCATTCAGGAGCTTTAAAGTGTTTGAGCTACCAttagcaaatcaactcatctcttctttatagtttgatttgtattgtgtgagagtgagtgttaaaacattaaattgcatttaagagaggttgtacaagcacctattgaagcttgtgagtatgagtgcttgagatagcacttgttaagggttcaagctaccttgatAAAAGCTTGTTGTTGAagaatttgtaaagggcttttggtctcttacctttaaaagagcaaatagttgagagaagactcaaaggGAGTTCTttgagagtggatgtaggctagttaagctgaaccactataaaaatcattgtgtttgatttctctaaccttaatctctttacttttttataatttaatatctatgcatgatattgaatgttgattgaatagattaagttgatatacttgaagatatattaagtaggttgagaaattagttgaatattttgtgatgcatattatgtaaaaaattgctataaatattgattgaggcttgaattgcaaaTTAGGGACCCATTCTTGAAACACATATCACTTTCACTATATATAGGAGCACCTAGttaaacaaagccacaatttttcattaggctacaagcaagggccgaaaaattgtttaaTTCCACTTCactcccctcttggactattttgggacaacaaattggtatcagagcttgtctctcttgcctAAGGTGTCACAACCTTGGAGTGATCCCtaatggctggttcatctagcaaCACTACTGGTATACTTGCACCActagctgaaggctactcaattactagaccaccactttttaatggcacaaattattcattttggaaagttagaatgagaaatttcatacaatccatggatattgatgcatggagaattattaaaaatggtccatatGTTCCACAAAAAGATAGTGCAGGAAACACCAAAGTTCCTAAAATTGAAGAtcaatatgatgacaatgattggaagaaaatttctgtaaatgctaaagctattaatattttgcattgttcACTTAACCTTAATGAATActatcgtgtttcaggatgtcaaactgctaagaaaatttgggataagcttgaggtCACTTATGAAGGAACGGATATTGTTAAGGAATCTAAAGCAAACCTCCTTATCcgagattatgagctatttgagaTAAAACTAGGTGAATCAATTGCAGATACGAGTAAAAGGTTTACGGATCTTGTCAATCTcctcaaagcacttggtaaaagatttgaggaagccgaacttgtgaagaaaatccttagatcacttccaaagtcttgggaagcaaagactatagttatccaagataccaaggattttagAATATTCACCTATGATGAGCTTATTGGATCTcttattgcacatgagatggtatataagaaagatgaagttgaaaatgagcaaaaaaaaagaaaaacattgcTCTCAAGTCCAATAAGGATGAAGAGAAGAAGAAAGGGGTTGTActcaaagttgactcaagtgacaactcaagtgcttcaagtgatgatgatgatgaaatggctatgcttgcaagaaaattcaaaagagctttcaagaaagga belongs to Hevea brasiliensis isolate MT/VB/25A 57/8 chromosome 4, ASM3005281v1, whole genome shotgun sequence and includes:
- the LOC110659863 gene encoding uncharacterized protein LOC110659863 encodes the protein MSSKRSHTTELGCVACPELGDLGAGKERWLVENPNLLCALDTHSLALANRSLILITGWGDGPRLKIRPELSPIESESITALEWLVFDEIRVIAVGTSCGYFLVYSLEGQLVHRQMVYPGRILKIRLRGTKKDLTHQTSSSEEISIVSRGVIARFDGSDIQNMLQEWFQETHSQFWDEKPKKRDSDALENTHKRLPYQLWNVNKYGSCADAAITGIMPPPLMEIQSSQQYYCGITIGEDAVISAYRLSENRSKSLVGAILSKVVPATFSTIASFSKMIWRSEQTSTKKSEAKPQSFAKASPLTCLKDHPRKGEKLTLSPSGTLAAITDSLGRILLLDTQALVVVRLWKGYRDACCFFMEMLVKRDNVEASTSYYEPSKSDYCLCLAIHAPRKGIVEVWQMRTGPRLLTIQCARGSKLLQPTYRFGSSFDSPYVPLEVFLLNGDSGQLSVLNRSLN